The following is a genomic window from Candidatus Tanganyikabacteria bacterium.
CCGCTCCGCCCTTCGTCGCTCGCCATCGACTCTACTCCGCCACGTCCGTTCGACACGATTCGTCCTGCCAGCATTCCCGTCGTAGGGCTTGCAGACTTGCCAGGAGCGGGCCGCAACTGCCCCGCGGATCGGGCATCAATGCAAGTTTTGGCATCCCGCCGCCAGATTGCGACTATGCGGGCGGGGGATATGATAGAGAGCGTTGAAGTGAACTGGAGGCTTGACATGAGCGAGGTCGAACGGCTGCTGTCGGTCTTCGAGCGCCTTCCCGAAGGCGCCCGTGGGGAGGTGATTGACTTCGCCGAGTTCCTCGCGCAGAAATCCGGTTGCGAGGGCGAGGCTGACGAGCAGGATCGAGCCTGGCTGGACGCCGACTTATCCGGCCTGGGCCGATGGGAGCCCTACGACTGGGGGCCTGGCGGGCCGCCGAAGGGCCGCCCTGTCATTTGGGATGACGCTCGCGGCGTCTTCTTCGTCGAGGACGCGAGCGATGCCGGGTAGGGACCTTGCACCGGGGGACGTGGTCATGATCGGGTTCCCGCGCCACGATCCCCGA
Proteins encoded in this region:
- a CDS encoding DUF2281 domain-containing protein, giving the protein MSEVERLLSVFERLPEGARGEVIDFAEFLAQKSGCEGEADEQDRAWLDADLSGLGRWEPYDWGPGGPPKGRPVIWDDARGVFFVEDASDAG